A stretch of Myxococcus hansupus DNA encodes these proteins:
- a CDS encoding chemotaxis protein yields MSPALARPWRLVAAGLMCCLVMACAAAPPRSPLLERVGRSDLSVAALRVQVRDLARRLPGMLEAAADGIAADSDSREVHRAMLAFKSNGVPILQATLLQPDPVAGLVDAWALLAQLQDALPRRAARAPPAQVRQAQRELEAMESEVMALWEDLSGHEDISHARALIHQWATEHPLTGSLTARESTAPLLATVSTRSGVSPLGAAAVLLEDARDLTTRMDLYAASLPRQARWQAELAASDAADLPVLGVALGELKRAVDLLGQLDALAAGVPALVSRERAAVLSELEQERRSLQAFVSAERQALMGDVDRERAAVMADLRAERVAALQQLDGLARGWVDHAFGRAARLLGLVCLAVFVLLLGVGVVLAVARGRWGRAAG; encoded by the coding sequence ATGTCCCCCGCTCTCGCTCGCCCGTGGCGCCTGGTCGCGGCGGGCCTGATGTGCTGCCTCGTCATGGCGTGCGCCGCGGCGCCGCCTCGCTCGCCCTTGCTCGAGCGCGTCGGCCGGTCGGACCTGAGCGTCGCCGCGCTGCGGGTCCAGGTGAGGGATTTGGCGCGCCGCCTGCCTGGGATGCTGGAAGCGGCGGCGGACGGCATCGCCGCGGACTCGGACTCGCGGGAGGTCCACCGGGCGATGCTGGCGTTCAAGAGCAACGGCGTGCCCATCCTCCAGGCGACGCTGCTCCAGCCCGACCCGGTGGCGGGGCTGGTGGATGCCTGGGCGCTGCTCGCCCAGCTCCAGGACGCGCTGCCCCGGCGGGCCGCCCGCGCGCCGCCCGCGCAGGTGCGGCAAGCCCAGCGCGAACTGGAGGCCATGGAGTCGGAGGTCATGGCGCTCTGGGAGGACCTCTCCGGCCACGAGGACATCTCGCATGCGCGCGCGCTCATCCACCAGTGGGCCACCGAGCACCCCTTGACCGGCTCGCTCACCGCGCGCGAGTCCACCGCGCCGCTGCTGGCCACCGTCTCCACGCGCTCTGGTGTCAGCCCGCTGGGCGCGGCGGCGGTGCTGCTGGAGGACGCCCGCGACCTCACCACCCGGATGGACCTCTATGCCGCCAGCCTTCCCCGGCAGGCGCGGTGGCAGGCGGAGCTCGCGGCGAGCGATGCGGCGGACCTCCCCGTCCTGGGCGTCGCCCTGGGCGAGTTGAAGCGCGCGGTGGACCTCCTCGGTCAGCTCGACGCCCTGGCCGCCGGCGTCCCGGCGCTGGTGTCCCGCGAGCGGGCCGCCGTGCTGTCGGAGCTGGAGCAGGAGCGGCGGTCCCTCCAGGCGTTCGTCTCCGCTGAACGCCAGGCGCTCATGGGGGATGTGGACCGCGAGCGCGCGGCGGTGATGGCGGACCTGCGCGCGGAGCGCGTCGCCGCGCTCCAGCAACTGGATGGGCTGGCGCGAGGCTGGGTGGACCACGCCTTCGGACGGGCGGCGCGACTTCTGGGCCTCGTCTGTCTGGCGGTGTTCGTCCTGTTGCTGGGGGTGGGCGTGGTGCTCGCGGTCGCGCGAGGGCGGTGGGGGCGCGCCGCCGGGTGA
- a CDS encoding mannose-1-phosphate guanylyltransferase produces MALYPVIMAGGSGTRFWPLSRQARPKQFLPLASKLPLITDTSARLKGLASVKDTFIVCGPLHAKAAAKLVKGLPKANLLVEPVARNTAPAIALAAVQVAARDPKGVMVVLPSDHHVADVAGFKRTLADAADLAEAGHIVTLGIKPSRPETGYGYIQVGAALEGGGRKVRAFKEKPDLDTARGYVKSGDYLWNGGIFVFRVDVILEAFAKHMPEMQKGLDALRKAAGKRTFGGVLKKVFPKLPSISIDYGVMEKAANIAVLPGDFGWSDVGSFAAIPEVRPADANGNVVSGAQAVVVDCHNCVVLADKRPLSVVGLTDMVVVDSGDAVLVVPKDKSQDVRKVVEALKARKLTKYL; encoded by the coding sequence ATGGCCCTCTACCCCGTCATCATGGCCGGTGGTTCCGGCACCCGCTTCTGGCCGCTGTCTCGTCAGGCCCGGCCCAAGCAGTTCCTCCCGCTGGCGTCCAAGCTGCCGCTCATCACCGACACGTCCGCGCGCCTCAAGGGGCTCGCCTCCGTGAAGGACACCTTCATCGTCTGCGGCCCGCTGCACGCGAAGGCCGCGGCGAAGCTGGTGAAGGGTCTGCCCAAGGCGAACCTGCTGGTGGAGCCGGTGGCCCGCAACACCGCGCCGGCCATCGCCCTGGCGGCGGTGCAGGTGGCCGCCAGGGACCCGAAGGGCGTCATGGTGGTGCTGCCCTCGGACCACCACGTCGCGGACGTCGCGGGCTTCAAGCGCACGCTCGCGGACGCGGCGGACCTGGCGGAGGCGGGGCACATCGTCACGCTGGGCATCAAGCCGTCGCGCCCGGAGACGGGCTACGGCTACATCCAGGTGGGCGCGGCGCTGGAGGGCGGCGGCCGCAAGGTTCGGGCCTTCAAGGAGAAGCCGGACCTGGACACGGCGCGCGGCTACGTGAAGTCCGGTGACTACCTGTGGAACGGCGGCATCTTCGTCTTCCGCGTGGACGTCATCCTGGAGGCGTTCGCCAAGCACATGCCGGAGATGCAGAAGGGCCTGGACGCCCTGCGCAAGGCCGCGGGCAAGCGGACCTTCGGCGGGGTGTTGAAGAAGGTGTTCCCCAAGCTGCCCTCCATCTCCATCGACTACGGCGTCATGGAGAAGGCGGCGAACATCGCGGTGCTGCCCGGGGACTTCGGCTGGTCCGACGTGGGCTCGTTCGCGGCCATCCCGGAGGTGCGCCCCGCGGACGCGAACGGCAACGTGGTGTCCGGCGCGCAGGCGGTGGTGGTGGACTGCCACAACTGCGTGGTGCTGGCCGACAAGCGTCCGCTGTCCGTGGTGGGTCTCACCGACATGGTGGTGGTGGACTCCGGTGACGCGGTGCTCGTGGTGCCCAAGGACAAGAGCCAGGACGTCCGCAAGGTCGTCGAGGCGCTCAAGGCCCGCAAGCTGACGAAGTACCTCTAG
- a CDS encoding DUF2254 domain-containing protein yields MPWRRDLRVAGIQTLSRTAMGRGVPRSGPPRGARPLRWWLRHRLWLSPVVGAVTGACLGVVFVEPPAFAARVLRGVAWQATAAEARDMLFTALGIALTSLSIVLSLSMLVVQNAAGQFSPRLLRHFVQGAGIRVVIPVFIATSVFCLVAAHEFGLVAGAERAPRPALSLAMLLLVVCEGALVFQVLHTLQAMRVENIVQRVRVDTLRVAHRMERLRTGDLETPAEVPAPMGVRWPLRAPRHGFVVSVDARALLEVATTRRLVVHLERAIGEPVIQAGEVGWFAPDEGKSTASWEEAEPLLLRAIRTDRWRDEDVDVALGVRQLVDVAVKALSPGINDPYTVVEALDQLTFLMCELSQLRLGLRVVADTSGRPRVFLRAPSLRDYLDLVTDQTLRYGASEPAVVLRLLRLAGAVGQHATKAEARRTARETLHRILAATEQGQQGASWLAGIRRYARDVEPALEGKPLPPLPAIGF; encoded by the coding sequence TTGCCGTGGCGGAGGGACTTGCGCGTGGCGGGCATCCAGACACTCTCCCGCACGGCCATGGGACGTGGCGTCCCCAGGTCCGGTCCTCCCCGCGGTGCCCGACCGCTCCGTTGGTGGCTGCGGCATCGGCTGTGGCTCTCGCCCGTGGTGGGCGCGGTGACGGGGGCGTGCCTGGGCGTGGTGTTCGTGGAGCCACCGGCGTTCGCGGCCAGGGTCCTGCGCGGCGTCGCCTGGCAGGCCACCGCCGCCGAGGCGCGGGACATGCTCTTCACCGCGCTGGGAATCGCGCTGACCTCCCTGAGCATCGTCCTGTCCCTCTCCATGCTCGTGGTGCAGAACGCCGCCGGGCAGTTCTCACCCCGCCTGCTGCGCCATTTCGTGCAGGGCGCGGGCATCCGCGTGGTCATCCCGGTGTTCATCGCCACCAGCGTCTTCTGCCTCGTGGCCGCTCACGAGTTCGGGCTCGTCGCGGGCGCCGAGCGCGCGCCACGCCCGGCGCTCAGTCTGGCCATGTTGCTGCTCGTCGTCTGCGAGGGAGCGCTCGTCTTCCAGGTGCTCCATACGCTCCAGGCCATGCGCGTGGAGAACATCGTTCAGCGGGTGCGCGTGGACACGCTGCGCGTCGCGCACAGGATGGAGCGGCTGCGCACAGGAGACCTGGAGACACCCGCCGAGGTGCCAGCGCCCATGGGCGTGCGTTGGCCGCTGCGCGCCCCGCGGCACGGCTTCGTCGTCTCCGTGGATGCGCGGGCGCTGCTGGAGGTGGCGACGACACGGCGGCTCGTCGTCCATCTGGAGCGCGCCATCGGAGAGCCGGTGATTCAAGCCGGCGAGGTGGGCTGGTTCGCGCCGGATGAGGGCAAGTCCACCGCGTCGTGGGAGGAAGCCGAGCCCCTCCTGCTCCGCGCCATCCGCACGGACCGCTGGCGGGACGAGGACGTGGACGTCGCGTTGGGCGTGCGCCAACTGGTGGACGTGGCCGTCAAGGCGCTCTCTCCGGGCATCAACGACCCCTACACCGTGGTGGAGGCGTTGGACCAGCTCACCTTCTTGATGTGCGAGCTGAGCCAACTGAGGCTGGGCCTCCGCGTGGTGGCGGACACGTCCGGGCGCCCGCGCGTCTTCCTTCGTGCGCCGTCGCTACGCGACTACCTGGACCTGGTCACGGACCAGACGCTGCGCTACGGCGCCTCCGAGCCCGCCGTCGTGCTGCGGCTGCTGCGGCTAGCGGGCGCCGTGGGCCAGCATGCGACGAAGGCGGAGGCGCGCCGGACAGCGCGTGAGACGCTGCACCGCATCCTGGCGGCCACGGAGCAGGGACAGCAGGGTGCCTCGTGGCTCGCGGGCATCCGACGTTACGCACGGGACGTGGAGCCAGCGCTGGAGGGGAAGCCCCTTCCTCCGCTGCCCGCGATAGGGTTCTGA
- a CDS encoding GDSL-type esterase/lipase family protein, whose protein sequence is MAAHHTVSAWAGKGDSPARPPDGEAMKGGESFDPPPKSQSHAALLDFLKARSTGLTLILTVALALGLSLAPVPDAFRPLPSLQRGPLHEKLVALVLPTSMSGGRATRPPGEVMTAGASAAQRPPEETEEVEQELDAGSLAAAPLPAVPTTPGIGLEELSAPTLARAKELEALRERMGAQHVDVELNCRKEGPDGDCLEDGLAPFTRALSELRTDARRAPVRVVHLGDSLVASDHITDLVRDRLQERFGAGGKGFLFITRPASAGRWTRSGRGTDGWEIERLVDSKWPRDRVGWTGVAFSTDKGPQSTRYDVEGSRVAELFFLAQPTSGSVQFSVDGKPLQRIQTRGFSKNKSEAAFARVTLPQGAKTLTLTTSGKVELHGMTLETGTPGVVYDTVGLLGGMAEVYLRAQPAAFRAQLRQRKPSLVVMMVGGNEAFFYSRDRITLETVREQIRELMSRVRANVPSAACLLMAPIDAGVRTMSGEVVARRGTQEIGDIYREEARAAGCAFWDAYAAMGGDGSAARWFAEGLMLDDLVHPRARGSDLLGHLFDMSVQRAFAKSRAPLLTVADPTGLQHADTALTRTFDKLQRRESGESLRVGITQLGGSHTASHYFTDAVRDVLSKRFGDAGRGFIAAGKASPRLEPSGVTRALEGEWRIEDALSSPHGGPWGLTGVRAVGGPGAKLRIQFCKDCPDAKQPSGRLDLYALDVPDTRAPDITVDSEAMPPEAPPPEPLTAPTVRIRSFPVTGPSHTVEVTAPKDGNVTVLGASLEYDTPGIVYDALGLPGATSFALKNMDAAAVDAQLASRRPDLLVFWYGTNEASRPDLDSAALRRDYTALLKRLRQATNAECLLLGPTDRLEQDAGGPWREAPSLVSVLNTLPQVAKDAGCAYWSPRAAMGGERSMLRWQRAQPALGHADGVHLTAEGYARLAGAFARELLTAYEAHRKAGPTSRVEDN, encoded by the coding sequence ATGGCGGCGCACCATACCGTTTCGGCCTGGGCGGGAAAGGGGGACTCGCCCGCCCGCCCTCCAGACGGCGAGGCCATGAAGGGTGGTGAGAGTTTTGACCCGCCACCAAAAAGCCAGTCTCATGCCGCGCTGTTGGACTTCCTCAAGGCCAGATCCACCGGGCTGACGCTCATCCTCACCGTCGCACTGGCGTTGGGGCTCTCGCTTGCACCGGTTCCAGACGCCTTCCGGCCGCTCCCGAGTCTCCAAAGAGGCCCGCTGCACGAGAAGCTGGTGGCGCTCGTCCTGCCGACGTCGATGTCGGGAGGCCGCGCCACCCGTCCGCCCGGCGAGGTGATGACGGCGGGAGCCAGCGCCGCCCAGCGCCCGCCAGAGGAGACCGAAGAGGTGGAGCAGGAGCTCGACGCCGGCTCACTCGCGGCCGCCCCCCTGCCCGCGGTGCCCACCACGCCGGGCATCGGCCTGGAAGAGCTGAGCGCCCCCACCCTGGCCCGCGCGAAGGAGCTGGAGGCCCTGCGTGAGCGCATGGGCGCCCAGCACGTGGACGTCGAGCTGAACTGCCGCAAGGAAGGCCCGGACGGAGACTGCCTGGAGGATGGGCTGGCCCCCTTCACCCGGGCGCTGTCCGAGCTGCGCACGGACGCCCGCCGCGCGCCGGTGCGCGTGGTGCACCTGGGGGATTCACTGGTCGCGTCCGACCACATCACCGACCTGGTCCGGGACCGGCTCCAGGAGCGCTTCGGCGCCGGCGGCAAGGGCTTCCTGTTCATCACCCGCCCCGCCAGCGCCGGCCGCTGGACGCGCTCCGGACGGGGCACGGACGGCTGGGAAATCGAGCGGCTGGTGGACTCCAAGTGGCCCCGGGACCGCGTGGGCTGGACGGGCGTGGCCTTCAGCACGGACAAGGGTCCGCAGAGCACGCGTTATGACGTGGAGGGCTCGCGCGTGGCGGAGCTCTTCTTCCTGGCCCAGCCCACGAGCGGCTCGGTGCAGTTCTCCGTGGACGGCAAGCCGCTCCAGCGCATCCAGACGCGCGGCTTCTCCAAGAACAAGTCGGAGGCGGCCTTCGCCCGCGTGACGCTGCCCCAGGGCGCGAAGACGCTGACGCTCACCACCTCCGGCAAGGTGGAGCTGCACGGCATGACGCTGGAGACGGGCACGCCGGGCGTCGTCTACGACACGGTGGGCCTGCTGGGTGGCATGGCGGAGGTGTATCTGCGCGCCCAGCCCGCCGCGTTCCGCGCGCAGCTCCGTCAGCGCAAGCCGTCGCTGGTGGTGATGATGGTGGGCGGCAACGAGGCCTTCTTCTACTCGAGGGACCGCATCACGCTGGAGACGGTGCGCGAGCAGATTCGCGAGCTGATGTCCCGCGTCCGCGCCAACGTGCCGTCCGCCGCGTGCCTGCTCATGGCCCCCATCGACGCGGGCGTGCGCACCATGAGCGGCGAGGTGGTGGCGCGGCGGGGCACCCAGGAGATTGGCGACATCTACCGGGAAGAGGCCCGCGCGGCCGGGTGCGCCTTCTGGGACGCCTACGCCGCCATGGGGGGCGACGGATCCGCGGCGCGCTGGTTCGCGGAAGGGCTGATGCTGGACGACCTCGTCCACCCGCGCGCCCGGGGCTCGGACCTGCTGGGCCACCTCTTCGACATGTCCGTCCAGCGCGCCTTCGCCAAGAGCCGCGCGCCCCTGCTGACCGTGGCGGACCCGACGGGCTTGCAGCACGCGGACACCGCGCTGACCCGGACGTTCGACAAGCTGCAACGCCGCGAGTCCGGCGAGTCCCTGCGCGTGGGCATCACGCAGCTCGGCGGCTCGCACACGGCCTCGCACTACTTCACGGACGCGGTGCGCGACGTGCTGTCGAAGCGCTTCGGTGACGCCGGCCGGGGCTTCATCGCCGCGGGCAAGGCGTCCCCCCGCCTGGAGCCCTCGGGTGTCACGCGCGCGCTGGAAGGCGAATGGCGCATCGAGGACGCGCTGTCCTCTCCGCACGGCGGACCGTGGGGCCTCACGGGCGTCCGCGCCGTGGGGGGCCCGGGCGCGAAGCTGCGCATCCAGTTCTGCAAGGACTGCCCGGACGCGAAGCAGCCCTCCGGCCGGTTGGACCTGTACGCCCTGGACGTGCCGGACACGCGCGCCCCAGACATCACGGTGGACAGCGAGGCCATGCCGCCCGAGGCCCCGCCGCCCGAGCCGCTCACCGCGCCCACCGTGCGCATCCGCTCCTTCCCCGTCACCGGGCCCTCGCACACCGTGGAGGTCACCGCGCCGAAGGACGGCAACGTCACGGTGCTGGGGGCGTCGCTGGAGTACGACACACCGGGCATCGTGTACGACGCGCTGGGGCTGCCCGGCGCCACGTCCTTCGCGCTGAAGAACATGGACGCGGCGGCGGTGGACGCGCAGCTCGCCTCGCGGCGGCCGGACCTGCTCGTGTTCTGGTACGGCACCAACGAGGCGAGCCGGCCCGACCTGGACAGCGCCGCGCTGCGCCGGGACTACACCGCGCTGCTGAAGCGGCTGCGCCAGGCCACCAACGCGGAGTGCCTGCTCCTGGGCCCCACGGACCGGCTGGAACAGGACGCGGGCGGCCCGTGGCGGGAAGCGCCGTCACTGGTCTCCGTGCTCAACACGCTGCCGCAGGTGGCGAAGGACGCGGGCTGCGCGTACTGGTCGCCGCGCGCGGCCATGGGCGGCGAGCGCTCCATGCTGCGCTGGCAACGCGCGCAGCCGGCGCTGGGCCACGCGGACGGCGTCCACCTGACCGCGGAAGGCTACGCGCGGCTGGCGGGCGCCTTCGCCCGGGAGCTGCTCACCGCGTACGAGGCCCACCGCAAGGCGGGCCCCACCTCGCGCGTGGAGGACAACTGA
- a CDS encoding MBOAT family O-acyltransferase: protein MLSHSVQYLVFVIAVFALYWAVHRHYWPRLGVLLVASLFFYAAFTPFPILIFLVGVTVDHLCVKGMARAQSPGLRKALVTVSVVSNLSLLAGFKYLEMLRQTALSLLAPWGIEVRAEPFNLLMPVGLSFFVFQAISYTVDVYRGKASAEHSFLEHLLYLMFFPRVVSGPIVRASELMVHFRQTPSLTPEAGGHALFRIAVGLVKKLVIADVLGAGLVDPVFAAPEKYASAECIVAAVAYTFELYYDFSGYSDIAIGVAALFGFKFPENFNRPYLAKNIGEFWNRWHLSLSTWLRDYLYRPLGGNRVSKPRVLFNLMTVMVLGGLWHGADWRFAVWGLVHGVALCISRCWEWSVGKPESPGIPRLALGMLATFTIVVLTRVVFRAADMAHAGEFYERMMAGVPGIANVSPLVWGMLAAAVFFHAVPMKLYTVSSELFVRMPVPVRATALVLLGLGIRHLSAVETRPYVYLQF from the coding sequence GTGCTGTCGCACAGCGTCCAGTACCTCGTCTTCGTCATCGCGGTGTTCGCCCTCTACTGGGCGGTGCACCGGCACTACTGGCCGCGACTGGGCGTGCTGCTGGTGGCCAGCCTCTTCTTCTACGCGGCGTTCACGCCCTTCCCCATCCTCATCTTCCTGGTGGGCGTCACGGTGGACCACCTGTGCGTGAAGGGCATGGCCCGCGCGCAGTCACCGGGGCTGCGCAAGGCGCTCGTCACGGTGTCGGTGGTCTCCAACCTGAGCCTGCTCGCGGGCTTCAAGTACCTGGAGATGCTGCGGCAGACGGCGCTGTCGCTGCTGGCGCCGTGGGGCATCGAGGTCCGCGCCGAGCCCTTCAACCTGCTGATGCCGGTGGGCCTGTCCTTCTTCGTGTTCCAGGCCATCAGCTACACGGTGGACGTGTACCGCGGGAAGGCGAGCGCGGAGCACTCGTTCCTGGAGCACCTGCTGTACCTGATGTTCTTCCCGCGCGTGGTGAGCGGCCCCATCGTCCGCGCGTCGGAGCTGATGGTGCACTTCCGCCAGACGCCCAGCCTCACGCCCGAGGCCGGCGGCCATGCCCTCTTCCGCATCGCGGTGGGCCTGGTGAAGAAGCTGGTCATCGCGGACGTGCTGGGCGCGGGACTGGTGGACCCCGTCTTCGCCGCGCCGGAGAAGTACGCCTCCGCCGAGTGCATCGTCGCGGCGGTGGCCTACACCTTCGAGCTCTACTACGACTTCTCGGGGTACTCGGACATCGCCATTGGCGTGGCGGCGCTGTTCGGCTTCAAGTTCCCGGAGAACTTCAACCGGCCGTACCTGGCGAAGAACATCGGTGAGTTCTGGAACCGGTGGCACCTGAGCCTGTCCACGTGGCTGCGCGACTACCTGTACCGGCCGCTGGGCGGCAACCGCGTGTCCAAGCCGCGCGTGCTGTTCAACCTGATGACGGTGATGGTGCTGGGCGGCCTGTGGCACGGCGCGGACTGGCGCTTCGCCGTGTGGGGCCTGGTGCACGGCGTCGCGCTGTGCATCTCCCGCTGCTGGGAGTGGTCCGTGGGCAAGCCCGAGTCCCCAGGCATCCCGCGCCTGGCGCTGGGGATGTTGGCCACGTTCACCATCGTCGTGCTGACGCGCGTGGTGTTCCGGGCCGCGGACATGGCGCACGCGGGGGAGTTCTACGAGCGGATGATGGCGGGCGTGCCGGGTATCGCCAACGTGAGCCCGCTGGTGTGGGGCATGCTGGCGGCGGCGGTGTTCTTCCACGCGGTGCCGATGAAGCTCTACACCGTGTCGTCGGAGCTGTTCGTCCGCATGCCGGTGCCGGTGCGCGCCACGGCGCTGGTGCTGCTCGGCCTGGGCATCCGCCACCTGTCCGCCGTGGAGACGCGGCCGTACGTGTACCTGCAGTTCTGA
- a CDS encoding serine/threonine-protein kinase: protein MACAQCDVNHPAGTACLASARGGAVSASCLEGQRHGPLVLRRWLGAGALGTVYLAEYPPTGHRFAVKVLHPNLAAQPEMQRRFYAEAHALRALVHPHVARVLDARPGPGGLPCLLMEYADGESFSRLPMPLAPVEAVELLAQALEAVEAAHARGLLHCDLSADNLVLTRDAKGERRVKVLDFGASAILSSSLSPQARERGMVVGSPAFIAPEQWSGDAVDGRADVYALGVVGYLLLTGRLPFGIGRAGELAPPEPHVLNPCVPPALSSVLLRALASRPGERFANARAFREALAHCMDPRARAAERAAALVDDVEMLLDIDIVLDEDAPAPEVPILLLPEMRVPQGNVTIFGQAIPEDGATPLHLALRAAAHAAPVLEAPAPRVAAPVGLEVRLLLEGEWVSVTPGDVSVDGLFAAWAGALPPLAARLEVALAFNGRTLTCVGDVVRHVTGDEARTWGVAAGAFLHFAEPGPALRPWMTWMLQEGSRPEPLPDGELARLLARAAEAAQDPYALLGARPDADFEEIRRRASAAQRRLEGFRARSLPFSQRRALDALRGRVESARRTLGEPFSRAGFDAVRGNLSGLARCVEAGLPDEEVEPLRHAFLAARPGSEARARALFTQGHALEAQRALRAALSRYANALALDPLNVSWLRHYQELRQRAQGLVPSMPPVLHEGPRAAASPLP, encoded by the coding sequence ATGGCGTGCGCTCAGTGTGACGTGAACCATCCGGCCGGCACGGCGTGCCTGGCCAGCGCCCGCGGTGGTGCGGTGTCCGCGAGCTGTCTGGAGGGGCAGCGGCACGGGCCGCTCGTCCTCCGTCGCTGGTTGGGCGCCGGTGCGCTGGGCACGGTGTACCTCGCCGAGTACCCGCCCACGGGCCACCGCTTCGCGGTGAAGGTGCTGCACCCGAACCTGGCCGCGCAGCCGGAGATGCAGCGCCGCTTCTACGCGGAGGCGCACGCGCTGCGCGCGCTGGTGCACCCGCATGTGGCCCGCGTGTTGGATGCGCGCCCGGGGCCCGGTGGCCTGCCGTGCCTGTTGATGGAGTACGCGGACGGCGAGTCCTTCTCCCGCCTTCCCATGCCGCTGGCGCCCGTGGAGGCGGTGGAGCTGCTGGCGCAGGCGTTGGAGGCCGTGGAGGCCGCGCACGCGCGGGGGCTGCTGCACTGCGACTTGTCCGCGGACAACCTGGTCCTCACCCGCGACGCGAAGGGGGAGCGGCGGGTGAAGGTGCTCGACTTCGGCGCCAGCGCGATTCTCAGCTCCAGCCTGTCTCCGCAGGCGCGCGAGCGCGGCATGGTGGTGGGCTCGCCGGCCTTCATCGCGCCCGAGCAGTGGTCGGGTGACGCGGTGGATGGCCGCGCGGACGTGTACGCGCTGGGCGTGGTGGGGTACCTGCTGCTCACGGGGCGGTTGCCCTTCGGCATTGGCCGCGCGGGGGAGCTGGCTCCGCCCGAGCCGCATGTCCTCAACCCCTGCGTGCCGCCGGCGCTGTCCTCGGTGCTGCTGCGGGCCCTGGCGTCGCGTCCGGGCGAGCGCTTCGCGAATGCCCGCGCGTTCCGTGAGGCCCTGGCGCACTGCATGGACCCGCGGGCCCGGGCGGCCGAGCGCGCGGCGGCGCTGGTGGACGACGTGGAGATGCTGTTGGACATCGACATCGTGCTGGACGAGGACGCGCCCGCGCCCGAGGTGCCCATCCTGCTGCTGCCGGAGATGCGGGTGCCCCAAGGCAACGTCACCATCTTCGGCCAGGCGATTCCGGAGGACGGCGCCACGCCGCTGCACCTGGCGCTGCGGGCGGCGGCCCACGCGGCGCCGGTGCTGGAGGCGCCCGCGCCCCGCGTCGCCGCGCCCGTGGGGCTCGAGGTGCGGCTGCTGCTCGAGGGCGAATGGGTGTCCGTGACGCCTGGCGACGTGTCGGTGGACGGCCTCTTCGCGGCCTGGGCCGGCGCGCTGCCGCCGCTGGCCGCGAGGCTGGAGGTGGCGCTGGCCTTCAACGGGCGCACCCTGACGTGCGTGGGCGACGTCGTCCGGCACGTGACGGGAGACGAGGCGCGGACGTGGGGCGTGGCCGCGGGCGCCTTCCTCCACTTCGCCGAGCCGGGCCCCGCGCTGCGCCCCTGGATGACGTGGATGCTGCAAGAGGGCTCGCGGCCGGAGCCGCTGCCGGACGGGGAGCTGGCGCGGCTGCTCGCGCGGGCCGCCGAGGCCGCGCAGGACCCGTACGCCTTGCTCGGCGCGCGCCCGGACGCCGACTTCGAGGAGATTCGCCGCCGCGCCAGCGCCGCCCAGCGCCGCCTGGAGGGCTTCCGCGCCCGCTCGCTGCCCTTCTCGCAGCGCCGGGCCTTGGACGCCCTGCGAGGCCGGGTGGAGTCCGCGCGCCGCACCCTGGGCGAGCCGTTCAGCCGCGCCGGCTTCGACGCCGTGCGGGGCAACCTCTCCGGGCTGGCCCGGTGCGTGGAAGCGGGGCTGCCGGACGAGGAGGTGGAGCCGCTGCGTCACGCGTTCCTGGCGGCGCGGCCCGGCTCGGAGGCCCGGGCTCGGGCGCTCTTCACCCAGGGGCACGCGCTGGAGGCGCAGCGGGCCCTGCGGGCGGCTTTGTCACGATATGCCAACGCCCTGGCCCTGGACCCGCTCAACGTCTCCTGGCTGCGGCACTACCAGGAGCTTCGCCAGCGGGCGCAGGGGCTGGTTCCCTCCATGCCCCCCGTGCTGCACGAGGGCCCTCGGGCCGCTGCGTCCCCGCTTCCGTAG